In a single window of the Porites lutea chromosome 14, jaPorLute2.1, whole genome shotgun sequence genome:
- the LOC140925313 gene encoding protein mono-ADP-ribosyltransferase PARP14-like isoform X2, producing the protein MGTGNLGFPPLEASRIMLDETIKACEKSPHTTLKDIRFVIYYKDQALIGAFKQEVMKLQNPTNTAPNTDGTGGMNIEVIQGDITQETTEAIVNVIGRDMDMCNFGQLSKIIADTGGLQVQQECRQMGTQSPGSAVMTSGGRLAMKHIIHIVTGSSDKTHLQRCLEEGLRLADTNGIKSISVPAIGTGGYGLPAAESARIIFQALNNVGGNFTNINKVRIVVFQAQMVNVFQQQQHQKSSLSPLTAVAAPSMFSSPVKVDVVTGDLTKESSEAIVNVIGTDLNMNNFGQLSQVIAQSCGSQVQQELNQKGTQTPGSAVVTSGGTLIARHIIHIVATTADRQELETCLGEGLRLADANGIKSISVPAIGTGGFGLSASESAQLIFQALNNMGENFENISTVRIVVFQTQMVHAFQREQQKPSLPPMPSLATPSLSGIPIKVDVVNGNLTQENSNAIVNVVGTDLNMKNAGQLSNAIAQTCGPRVQQELNQKGTQAPGSAVMTSGGTLIAKHIIHIVAATADKQQLQTCLEEGLRLADANDIKAISIPAIGTGGFGLSATESAQVIFQALGKMSGHFTSISTIRVVVFQKQMTQAFLQEQQSSLLSMTTASRGSSGNIKAVLPSSNLSVTVWVTSGKSNVKKAMDELKKLFSSACITKKVDMEGICSLSDIQVNQLKQEAYKYDVEITVNKTRKSIILRGFSEDLPDMVTKITDEINKGIKKEKKKQEDDNAHLVSSVVEWSYTLRGRKQVFDKTTNAKLEMAQSKHESTTTVVVNGKTFLIDLKSGTGRCQGDQMKITRTVKGANKSEGIPLPDNWAPMPSHEKVTLVPLNTNSIEYQDVLRQFQATVPNVNVQKIERVQNPELYRTFMGKKQQMDKRCGGNSERKLFHGTDGKSIDAINSQGFNRSFCGKNGSIVHGVH; encoded by the exons ATGGGAACGGGCAACCTGGGATTTCCTCCTCTTGAGGCCTCAAGAATTATGTTGGATGAGACAATAAAAGCCTGTGAAAAAAGTCCTCATACAACCTTAAAAGACATtcgttttgttatttattataagGATCAAGCCCTTATAGGTGCTTTCAAGCAGGAAGTAATGAAATTGCAGAATCCAACTAATACGGCTCCAAACACAGATGGAACTGGTGGGATGAACATTGAAGTCATCCAAGGGGATATAACCCAAGAAACAACTGAAGCCATTGTGAATGTGATCGGTCGTGACATGGATATGTGCAACTTTGGACAGCTTAGCAAAATAATTGCAGATACTGGTGGTCTCCAAGTACAACAAGAATGCAGGCAGATGGGAACACAAAGCCCAGGTTCAGCTGTAATGACAAGCGGTGGGCGTTTAGCAATGAAGCACATCATTCACATTGTGACTGGATCGTCAGATAAGACACATCTTCAGAGATGCCTAGAAGAAGGTCTTCGCCTGGCAGATACAAATGGCATCAAATCCATTTCTGTGCCAGCCATCGGAACAGGTGGCTATGGTCTCCCTGCCGCAGAATCGGCCCGGATTATCTTCCAGGCATTGAACAATGTGGGTGGAAACTTCACGAATATCAATAAAGTACGTATAGTTGTATTCCAGGCTCAAATGGTAAACGTTTTTCAACAACAGCAACACCAGAAATCATCATTGTCTCCTTTAACAGCTGTAGCCGCCCCTTCAATGTTTAGCAGCCCAGTCAAAGTTGATGTGGTAACAGGTGATTTGACTAAAGAGTCGAGCGAAGCCATCGTGAATGTCATCGGTACAGATCTGAACATGAACAACTTTGGGCAACTTAGTCAAGTAATAGCCCAAAGTTGCGGTTCACAAGTGCAACAAGAATTGAATCAAAAGGGAACTCAAACCCCAGGTTCAGCTGTAGTAACGAGTGGAGGAACATTGATTGCGAGGCACATTATTCACATCGTGGCAACAACCGCTGATAGACAAGAACTTGAGACATGTCTTGGAGAAGGTCTGCGGCTGGCAGATGCAAATGGCATTAAATCCATTTCTGTTCCAGCCATTGGAACAGGTGGCTTTGGTCTTTCTGCCTCGGAATCGGCCCAACTAATCTTCCAGGCCTTGAACAACATGGGTGAAAACTTCGAAAATATCTCCACGGTACGTATCGTTGTGTTTCAGACCCAAATGGTACACGCGTTTCAAAGAGAGCAACAAAAACCTTCATTGCCTCCTATGCCGTCCTTAGCGACCCCCTCCCTGTCTGGCATTCCAATCAAAGTTGATGTTGTAAACGGTAATTTGACTCAAGAGAATAGCAATGCAATCGTGAATGTTGTCGGTACAGATCTGAACATGAAAAACGCTGGGCAACTAAGTAATGCTATAGCACAAACGTGTGGCCCACGAGTCCAACAAGAATTGAATCAAAAGGGAACCCAAGCCCCAGGTTCAGCTGTGATGACAAGTGGAGGAACATTGATTGCAAAGCACATTATTCACATAGTGGCCGCAACCGCGGATAAACAACAACTTCAGACATGTCTTGAAGAAGGTCTTCGCCTGGCAGATGCAAATGACATTAAGGCCATTTCCATTCCAGCCATCGGAACGGGTGGCTTTGGTCTTTCCGCCACGGAATCGGCGCAGGTTATCTTCCAGGCCTTGGGTAAAATGAGTGGACACTTTACGAGTATCTCTACAATACGTGTCGTTGTGTTTCAAAAGCAAATGACACAAGCCTTTCTCCAAGAACAACAATCTTCATTGCTTTCTATGACGACTGCTTCGCGTGGAAGTTCAGGTAACATAAAAGCTGTGCTCCCGTCAAGCAACCTAAGTGTCACAGTCTGGGTTACTAGTGGTAAAAGCAATGTTAAAAAGGCTATGGATGAATTAAAGAAACTGTTCTCCAGCGCGTGTATCACCAAAAAAGTCGATATGGAAGGAATCTGTTCTCTTTCTGATATTCAGGTTAACCAACTTAAGCAAGAGGCGTACAAGTACGATGTAGAAATCACTGTTAATAAAACTCGCAAAAGCATAATACTGCGTGGGTTTTCTGAAGATTTGCCTGATATGGTTACAAAGATAACGGACGAAATAAACAAAGggatcaaaaaagaaaaaaagaaacaagaggaTGACAACGCACATTTGGTCTCGAGTGTAGTTGAATGGAGTTATACTCTTCGTGGAAGAAAGCAAGTTTTTGACAAGACGACCAACGCTAAGCTAGAGATGGCGCAAAGTAAACATGAATCTACTACAACTGTGGTTGTAAATGGTAAGACGTTCTTGATCGATCTGAAAAGTGGAACTGGTCGCTGTCAGGGAGATCAAATGAAGATTACTAGGACAGTAAAAGGAG CTAATAAGAGTGAAGGGATTCCTCTTCCCGACAACTGGGCTCCAATGCCAAGTCATGAAAAAGTGACTTTGGTACCGTTAAACACAAACTCCATCGAGTACCAAGACGTCTtgcgccagtttcaagcaactGTTCCTAACGTGAACGTTCAGAAAATTGAACGAGTACAGAATCCTGAACTCTACCGCACGTTCATGGGGAAAAAGCAACAGATGGATAAAAGATGTGGGGGAAACAGTGAACGGAAGCTGTTTCACGGAACTGATGGGAAAAGTATCGACGCAATCAACAGCCAGGGATTTAACAGGAGCTTCTGTGGAAAAAATG GTTCCATTGTTCACGGCGTCCACTAA
- the LOC140925313 gene encoding protein mono-ADP-ribosyltransferase PARP14-like isoform X1, producing MGTGNLGFPPLEASRIMLDETIKACEKSPHTTLKDIRFVIYYKDQALIGAFKQEVMKLQNPTNTAPNTDGTGGMNIEVIQGDITQETTEAIVNVIGRDMDMCNFGQLSKIIADTGGLQVQQECRQMGTQSPGSAVMTSGGRLAMKHIIHIVTGSSDKTHLQRCLEEGLRLADTNGIKSISVPAIGTGGYGLPAAESARIIFQALNNVGGNFTNINKVRIVVFQAQMVNVFQQQQHQKSSLSPLTAVAAPSMFSSPVKVDVVTGDLTKESSEAIVNVIGTDLNMNNFGQLSQVIAQSCGSQVQQELNQKGTQTPGSAVVTSGGTLIARHIIHIVATTADRQELETCLGEGLRLADANGIKSISVPAIGTGGFGLSASESAQLIFQALNNMGENFENISTVRIVVFQTQMVHAFQREQQKPSLPPMPSLATPSLSGIPIKVDVVNGNLTQENSNAIVNVVGTDLNMKNAGQLSNAIAQTCGPRVQQELNQKGTQAPGSAVMTSGGTLIAKHIIHIVAATADKQQLQTCLEEGLRLADANDIKAISIPAIGTGGFGLSATESAQVIFQALGKMSGHFTSISTIRVVVFQKQMTQAFLQEQQSSLLSMTTASRGSSGNIKAVLPSSNLSVTVWVTSGKSNVKKAMDELKKLFSSACITKKVDMEGICSLSDIQVNQLKQEAYKYDVEITVNKTRKSIILRGFSEDLPDMVTKITDEINKGIKKEKKKQEDDNAHLVSSVVEWSYTLRGRKQVFDKTTNAKLEMAQSKHESTTTVVVNGKTFLIDLKSGTGRCQGDQMKITRTVKGANKSEGIPLPDNWAPMPSHEKVTLVPLNTNSIEYQDVLRQFQATVPNVNVQKIERVQNPELYRTFMGKKQQMDKRCGGNSERKLFHGTDGKSIDAINSQGFNRSFCGKNGTAYGFGVYFARDASYSFRYAGGAGGGGAMYLARVLVGDYCQGRPGLLQPDPKDPNKITILYDSVVDNTSFPTIFVVFNDAQCYPEYIIWF from the exons ATGGGAACGGGCAACCTGGGATTTCCTCCTCTTGAGGCCTCAAGAATTATGTTGGATGAGACAATAAAAGCCTGTGAAAAAAGTCCTCATACAACCTTAAAAGACATtcgttttgttatttattataagGATCAAGCCCTTATAGGTGCTTTCAAGCAGGAAGTAATGAAATTGCAGAATCCAACTAATACGGCTCCAAACACAGATGGAACTGGTGGGATGAACATTGAAGTCATCCAAGGGGATATAACCCAAGAAACAACTGAAGCCATTGTGAATGTGATCGGTCGTGACATGGATATGTGCAACTTTGGACAGCTTAGCAAAATAATTGCAGATACTGGTGGTCTCCAAGTACAACAAGAATGCAGGCAGATGGGAACACAAAGCCCAGGTTCAGCTGTAATGACAAGCGGTGGGCGTTTAGCAATGAAGCACATCATTCACATTGTGACTGGATCGTCAGATAAGACACATCTTCAGAGATGCCTAGAAGAAGGTCTTCGCCTGGCAGATACAAATGGCATCAAATCCATTTCTGTGCCAGCCATCGGAACAGGTGGCTATGGTCTCCCTGCCGCAGAATCGGCCCGGATTATCTTCCAGGCATTGAACAATGTGGGTGGAAACTTCACGAATATCAATAAAGTACGTATAGTTGTATTCCAGGCTCAAATGGTAAACGTTTTTCAACAACAGCAACACCAGAAATCATCATTGTCTCCTTTAACAGCTGTAGCCGCCCCTTCAATGTTTAGCAGCCCAGTCAAAGTTGATGTGGTAACAGGTGATTTGACTAAAGAGTCGAGCGAAGCCATCGTGAATGTCATCGGTACAGATCTGAACATGAACAACTTTGGGCAACTTAGTCAAGTAATAGCCCAAAGTTGCGGTTCACAAGTGCAACAAGAATTGAATCAAAAGGGAACTCAAACCCCAGGTTCAGCTGTAGTAACGAGTGGAGGAACATTGATTGCGAGGCACATTATTCACATCGTGGCAACAACCGCTGATAGACAAGAACTTGAGACATGTCTTGGAGAAGGTCTGCGGCTGGCAGATGCAAATGGCATTAAATCCATTTCTGTTCCAGCCATTGGAACAGGTGGCTTTGGTCTTTCTGCCTCGGAATCGGCCCAACTAATCTTCCAGGCCTTGAACAACATGGGTGAAAACTTCGAAAATATCTCCACGGTACGTATCGTTGTGTTTCAGACCCAAATGGTACACGCGTTTCAAAGAGAGCAACAAAAACCTTCATTGCCTCCTATGCCGTCCTTAGCGACCCCCTCCCTGTCTGGCATTCCAATCAAAGTTGATGTTGTAAACGGTAATTTGACTCAAGAGAATAGCAATGCAATCGTGAATGTTGTCGGTACAGATCTGAACATGAAAAACGCTGGGCAACTAAGTAATGCTATAGCACAAACGTGTGGCCCACGAGTCCAACAAGAATTGAATCAAAAGGGAACCCAAGCCCCAGGTTCAGCTGTGATGACAAGTGGAGGAACATTGATTGCAAAGCACATTATTCACATAGTGGCCGCAACCGCGGATAAACAACAACTTCAGACATGTCTTGAAGAAGGTCTTCGCCTGGCAGATGCAAATGACATTAAGGCCATTTCCATTCCAGCCATCGGAACGGGTGGCTTTGGTCTTTCCGCCACGGAATCGGCGCAGGTTATCTTCCAGGCCTTGGGTAAAATGAGTGGACACTTTACGAGTATCTCTACAATACGTGTCGTTGTGTTTCAAAAGCAAATGACACAAGCCTTTCTCCAAGAACAACAATCTTCATTGCTTTCTATGACGACTGCTTCGCGTGGAAGTTCAGGTAACATAAAAGCTGTGCTCCCGTCAAGCAACCTAAGTGTCACAGTCTGGGTTACTAGTGGTAAAAGCAATGTTAAAAAGGCTATGGATGAATTAAAGAAACTGTTCTCCAGCGCGTGTATCACCAAAAAAGTCGATATGGAAGGAATCTGTTCTCTTTCTGATATTCAGGTTAACCAACTTAAGCAAGAGGCGTACAAGTACGATGTAGAAATCACTGTTAATAAAACTCGCAAAAGCATAATACTGCGTGGGTTTTCTGAAGATTTGCCTGATATGGTTACAAAGATAACGGACGAAATAAACAAAGggatcaaaaaagaaaaaaagaaacaagaggaTGACAACGCACATTTGGTCTCGAGTGTAGTTGAATGGAGTTATACTCTTCGTGGAAGAAAGCAAGTTTTTGACAAGACGACCAACGCTAAGCTAGAGATGGCGCAAAGTAAACATGAATCTACTACAACTGTGGTTGTAAATGGTAAGACGTTCTTGATCGATCTGAAAAGTGGAACTGGTCGCTGTCAGGGAGATCAAATGAAGATTACTAGGACAGTAAAAGGAG CTAATAAGAGTGAAGGGATTCCTCTTCCCGACAACTGGGCTCCAATGCCAAGTCATGAAAAAGTGACTTTGGTACCGTTAAACACAAACTCCATCGAGTACCAAGACGTCTtgcgccagtttcaagcaactGTTCCTAACGTGAACGTTCAGAAAATTGAACGAGTACAGAATCCTGAACTCTACCGCACGTTCATGGGGAAAAAGCAACAGATGGATAAAAGATGTGGGGGAAACAGTGAACGGAAGCTGTTTCACGGAACTGATGGGAAAAGTATCGACGCAATCAACAGCCAGGGATTTAACAGGAGCTTCTGTGGAAAAAATG GGACGGCCTATGGATTTGGTGTGTACTTCGCCAGAGATGCTTCTTACTCGTTTCGTTACGCTGGAGGGGCAGGTGGTGGTGGTGCGATGTACCTTGCCCGGGTCCTGGTTGGAGACTATTGTCAAGGACGTCCTGGCCTCCTCCAGCCTGACCCAAAAGACCCAAACAAGATCACAATTCTATATGATTCGGTAGTTGACAATACATCATTTCCAACAATCTTTGTCGTTTTCAACGATGCTCAATGTTATCCTGAGTATATTATATGGTTTtag
- the LOC140923973 gene encoding uncharacterized protein — MGTGASKAKNRNVSQEPSLEKQKGQSDGRDSQSGQQVHLTREEQSRNTNVSEQAVIQSKEHDSTNLSEQSQIVWPSGSTNTETDSPESSKNLHSSLTQGDPNESTQSKVQEGKKSGPAWNNEQKKRSLDEADHRQPGGNCQKEDQHSSKQRESQTHDFSMGDGVLQPGCAMQGNFQHQGHPFQGGIQVPFYPMPRGMQHPGYAMQGGMQHPGYAMQGGMQQPGYAMQGGMQQPGFAMQGGMQQPGYFMQGGMQQPGYFMQGGMQHPGYSMQGAFQRPGYSIPGGIQQAGYVMQGGIQQPGYPMQEGVQQPGYPVQGGIQQPGCPMQQGAVQPPGYPMQGGGQQQVYPMQRVVQQQGHPMQGAVQQSGYPIQKGIQEPGFALQSRTDHAIQGGDQQERGPQPPDTSQGGPRGPQALSSVQPYQVCTDRDLPGEEHQPDQERQIEEQRPNTPFSETDGQQKLSKSPQPHSKGSHKINFAVDPAVLEFVSSSKHNEDLTKLTNERQLKFTWKTGSNNAVLEYSGIKDESREVECIEVMQSFLQTFEKCDLPIHDEIRKEVQDDQYNIRTILGRDPPLLKYISSYNDGTKAALRIVASKNDIERHKALLENKIEEMFKKATFQSKSITNISKSHLNLLKEINFCENLHEQYPKVEVHLDPVKGEIHLKGPKDQVGIAIQKFQDQQNAATGKEVRLNSDSFEILATKDGKIAVVKALRDENIKAVVEYHPTVKSVKVLGSSEEHAKKAASIISGIITEETVPFSKNYISLLKGDGWSKYCKEIQEKKGVLIRKGTFGEICVVGLKSNALKAAQKLQFYLDNNAELVEEIECDSIDVKKYLLRCVSSIQETYGVKVQNEEDGLNFWVSGRDQELKKAIDTIINKFSKDIEVSTQVVNQPGLTNFLKKGDLDARVKKIEDQENCVIRIEKNLGPRGTKSPSHAADRSATSGFVTSSGSSALFTTHGHTLSWKSGDIMKEQADLLVIPQGVCFDAIRANFDQATIQAATKLTAGNICVSPSFTLPCTQVIHCCCSHWNSNGEKP; from the exons GTCAATCAGATGGTCGGGATAGTCAATCCGGACAACAGGTTCATCTAACAAGGGAAGAGCAATCAAGAAACACCAATGTATCGGAACAAGCAGTTATTCAATCAAAAGAGCACGATTCGACAAATTTATCAGAACAATCGCAAATAGTGTGGCCATCAGGGTCAACAAACACGGAAACAGATTCACCCGAATCAAGTAAAAATTTGCATTCAAGTTTAACACAGGGCGATCCAAATGAATCAACACAAAGTAAGGtgcaagaaggaaaaaaatcgggTCCAGCGTGGAACAACGAGCAGAAAAAGCGTTCATTAGATGAAGCTGACCATAGACAACCAGGTGGTAATTGTCAAAAAGAAGATCAGCATTCATCAAAGCAAAGGGAAAGTCAAACGCACGATTTTTCAATGGGTGATGGCGTTCTACAGCCTGGTTGTGCAATGCAGGGAAACTTTCAACACCAAGGTCATCCTTTTCAAGGAGGAATCCAAGTGCCATTTTACCCCATGCCACGGGGGATGCAGCATCCAGGTTATGCCATGCAAGGGGGAATGCAGCATCCAGGTTATGCCATGCAAGGGGGAATGCAGCAGCCAGGATATGCTATGCAAGGAGGAATGCAGCAGCCAGGTTTTGCCATGCAAGGGGGAATGCAGCAGCCGGGTTATTTCATGCAAGGGGGTATGCAGCAGCCAGGTTATTTCATGCAAGGGGGAATGCAGCATCCAGGTTATTCTATGCAAGGAGCATTTCAGCGGCCAGGTTATTCCATACCTGGGGGAATTCAGCAGGCAGGTTATGTCATGCAAGGGGGAATTCAGCAGCCAGGTTATCCTATGCAAGAAGGAGTCCAGCAGCCAGGCTATCCTGTGCAAGGGGGAATTCAGCAGCCAGGGTGTCCTATGCAGCAAGGAGCAGTTCAGCCACCGGGTTATCCCATGCAAGGGGGAGGTCAGCAGCAAGTATACCCCATGCAAAGGGTAGTTCAACAGCAAGGTCATCCTATGCAAGGTGCAGTTCAACAGTCAGGTTACCCCATACAAAAGGGAATTCAAGAGCCAGGTTTTGCATTACAAAGCAGAACGGATCATGCAATTCAAGGAGGGGATCAACAGGAAAGGGGACCACAGCCACCTGATACATCCCAAGGGGGGCCTCGAGGGCCACAAGCCTTATCAAGTGTACAGCCATATCAAGTGTGTACTGACAGGGACCTACCAGGCGAAGAGCATCAGCCAGACCAAGAAAGGCAAATAGAAGAACAACGACCGAATACTCCTTTTTCTGAAACAGATGGGCAACAAAAGTTATCAAAATCACCACAGCCTCACTCAAAGGGTAGCCACAAAATAAACTTTGCAGTGGATCCTGCTGTATTGGAATTTGTTTCATCATCAAAACACAATGAAGACCTTACAAAGCTTACAAATGAAAGGCAGTTAAAATTCACATGGAAAACTGGCAGCAACAATGCAGTTCTTGAGTACAGCGGCATAAAGGACGAGTCACGGGAAGTAGAATGCATAGAGGTTATGCAATCATTTCttcaaacatttgaaaaatgCGATCTCCCCATTCATGATGAAATACGGAAGGAAGTTCAAGATGATCAGTACAATATTCGCACAATCCTTGGAAGAGATCCTCCTCTTCTCAAATATATTAGCAGTTATAACGATGGAACTAAGGCTGCCTTAAGGATTGTTGCATCAAAAAATGATATTGAACGCCATAAGGCACTTCTGGAAAACAAAATagaagaaatgttcaaaaaggCAACGTTTCAAAGCAAGTCGATTACGAATATCTCTAAAAGCCATTTGAATCTCCTGAAAGAGATTAACTTCTGTGAGAATCTCCACGAACAATATCCCAAAGTAGAAGTTCATTTGGATCCGGTAAAAGGAGAAATTCACTTGAAGGGACCAAAAGATCAAGTCGGCATTGCTATACAGAAGTTTCAAGACCAGCAAAACGCGGCCACTGGGAAAGAGGTCAGACTAAATTctgacagttttgaaatattagCAACAAAAGATGGTAAAATTGCAGTTGTAAAGGCTTTGAGAGACGAAAATATAAAGGCTGTAGTTGAATATCATCCCACTGTGAAGTCCGTGAAGGTCCTGGGGAGTTCAGAAGAACATGCAAAAAAAGCCGCTTCAATCATATCCGGAATAATAACTGAAGAAACTGTTCCTTTCAGTAAAAACTACATTTCTTTATTGAAAGGCGATGGTTGGTCAAAATACTGCAAGGAAATTCAAGAAAAGAAGGGCGTCCTCATTCGAAAAGGAACTTTTGGTGAAATTTGCGTGGTGGGCCTCAAAAGTAATGCCTTAAAGGCAGCCCAAAAGTTACAGTTTTATTTAGACAACAACGCGGAATTGGTAGAAGAAATTGAATGTGATTCCATCGATGTCAAAAAGTATCTCTTACGCTGTGTATCCTCTATACAAGAGACCTATGGCGTTAAAGTTCAAAATGAGGAGGACGGTCTAAATTTTTGGGTATCTGGCCGTGACCAAGAACTGAAGAAGGCAATAGACACGATtattaacaagttttcaaaagaTATAGAAGTATCAACGCAAGTAGTTAATCAGCCAGGACtaacaaattttcttaaaaaaggcGATTTGGATGCACGCGTAAAGAAAATTGAAGACCAAGAAAATTGCGTTATTCGAATTGAAAAGAATCTTGGGCCAAGGGGAACTAAATCACCTTCCCATGCAGCAGACCGCAGTGCCACTTCTGGATTTGTCACGTCATCTGGATCAAGTGCACTTTTTACAACTCACGGACATACGTTGTCTTGGAAATCTGGAGATATTATGAAGGAGCAG GCTGATTTACTGGTCATTCCTCAAGGAGTATGCTTTGACGCCATAAGGGCCAATTTTGATCAAGCCACAATACAGGCTGCCACGAAACTAACGGCTGGAAACATCTGCGTTTCTCCTTCCTTCACTCTTCCCTGCACTCAAGTGATTCACTGCTGCTGTTCTCACTGGAACAGTAATGGGGAGAag CCCTAA